A region of Mesorhizobium sp. AR02 DNA encodes the following proteins:
- the lptE gene encoding LPS assembly lipoprotein LptE — translation MSLPDREKTELSRLLRRAALAGLVGSLALVSACTVRPLYSNAPLSTGSTANAELASIAIKPVKTRYAQQVRNNLIFGFGRGAGEPASPLYSLDLTVTEAVDSAALVQVGTDEDEPTAGSVTLNASYTLTDMKTGAVITVGKRAITSSFDRPRQEFASYRAQIDAENRAARELAEALQLSVAQDLVRHGKAAG, via the coding sequence ATGTCGTTGCCTGATCGGGAAAAGACAGAGCTGAGCCGTTTGCTGCGCCGCGCCGCGCTTGCCGGCCTTGTCGGCTCGCTGGCGCTGGTTTCGGCCTGCACGGTGCGGCCGCTCTATTCCAACGCGCCGTTGTCGACGGGCTCGACCGCCAATGCCGAACTGGCGTCGATCGCCATCAAGCCGGTCAAGACGCGGTATGCCCAGCAGGTGCGCAACAATCTGATCTTCGGCTTTGGGCGCGGTGCCGGCGAACCGGCCTCGCCGCTTTATTCGCTCGATCTCACCGTGACCGAAGCCGTCGATTCGGCGGCGCTCGTGCAGGTTGGAACCGACGAAGACGAGCCGACCGCCGGTTCGGTGACGCTGAACGCCAGCTATACGCTGACCGATATGAAAACCGGCGCCGTCATCACGGTCGGCAAGCGCGCGATCACCTCGTCCTTCGACAGGCCGCGCCAGGAATTCGCTTCGTACCGGGCGCAGATCGACGCTGAAAATCGCGCCGCGCGCGAACTGGCCGAAGCCCTGCAACTGTCCGTAGCCCAGGATCTGGTCCGGCACGGCAAGGCGGCTGGCTAG
- a CDS encoding DNA translocase FtsK, translated as MESKRFPRVNSLTVSPDNPEGERLNNKADGQRAGAARPGNSPPSVDLGGNESPAWQDYFFLAPNVRFTRTPDYEASTRHPRQITPEQGEPPAPPARQAVAQPAAAATSSGVSSSSLSAAMKSRSAASHTALPPAGNKAVTHERSPASASVPPRHASETARAVAPAGPRTAVTARASTPAASAKAMAAPVKTPGRDTVRWPYLSDHVFFELMAPYMIEAPSPAPRAVAAPRAVAPVATGRVDVRAAPTADPTALFRVIDCLPGQQAPSALPEVRPANSNEAVVQPAASSAPQRAQARVAVPAAVGNAAPAQIGQGAEETAQVPAMRVSSPLPLVGKIVPATTGEAYELPSEELLQQPPEGQGFYMSQERLEQNADLLESVLEDFGVRGEIIHVRPGPVVTLYEFEPAPGVKSSRVIGLADDIARSMSAISARVAVVPGRNVIGIELPNETRETVYFRELIESQGFRKTSCKLALCLGKTIGGEPVIAELAKMPHLLVAGTTGSGKSVAINTMILSLLYRLKPEECRLIMVDPKMLELSVYDGIPHLLTPVVTDPKKAVTALKWAVREMEDRYRKMARLGVRNIDGYNERAAQARDKGEAVVMTVQAGFEKGTGEPLFEQQEIDLAPMPYIVVIVDEMADLMMVAGKEIEGAIQRLAQMARAAGIHLIMATQRPSVDVITGTIKANFPTRISFQVTSKIDSRTILGEQGAEQLLGQGDMLHMMGGGRISRVHGPFVSDAEVEHVVAHLKAQGRPEYLETVTADEDEEEVEDDQGAVFDKGSVAAEDSDSSYDEAVKVVVRDKKCSTSYIQRRLGIGYNRAASLVERMEKEGLVGAPNHVGKREIIMGRRPQAAAPDDESTD; from the coding sequence ATGGAATCCAAGCGTTTTCCTCGGGTCAATTCATTGACAGTTTCGCCCGATAATCCCGAGGGTGAGCGTTTGAACAACAAGGCGGATGGCCAGCGGGCCGGCGCGGCCAGGCCCGGCAATTCCCCGCCATCCGTCGATCTCGGTGGCAACGAAAGCCCGGCCTGGCAGGACTATTTCTTCCTGGCGCCCAATGTGCGGTTTACGCGCACGCCGGACTATGAAGCCAGCACGCGCCATCCGCGCCAGATCACCCCCGAGCAAGGCGAACCGCCGGCGCCGCCGGCGCGGCAAGCAGTCGCACAGCCTGCCGCGGCTGCGACGTCGTCTGGAGTCTCGTCCTCGTCATTGTCGGCGGCGATGAAAAGCCGGAGCGCCGCTTCGCACACCGCGCTGCCGCCCGCCGGCAACAAAGCCGTGACGCATGAAAGATCGCCGGCCTCGGCATCGGTTCCGCCAAGGCATGCCAGCGAAACGGCGCGGGCTGTTGCGCCGGCGGGTCCGAGGACAGCAGTGACAGCACGCGCATCCACACCGGCAGCGTCTGCCAAGGCAATGGCGGCGCCGGTCAAAACACCAGGCCGCGACACTGTGCGCTGGCCCTATCTGTCGGATCACGTCTTCTTCGAACTCATGGCGCCCTACATGATCGAAGCTCCATCGCCGGCGCCGCGGGCCGTCGCGGCTCCGCGCGCCGTCGCGCCGGTTGCCACCGGGAGGGTCGATGTCCGCGCCGCGCCTACGGCCGATCCCACCGCATTGTTCCGTGTGATCGACTGCCTTCCAGGCCAGCAGGCTCCGTCGGCTCTGCCGGAAGTCCGGCCGGCCAACTCGAACGAAGCCGTGGTTCAGCCGGCGGCGAGCAGCGCACCGCAACGGGCCCAGGCGCGGGTTGCAGTCCCTGCCGCTGTGGGCAATGCCGCTCCGGCCCAGATCGGGCAAGGCGCGGAGGAGACCGCGCAGGTTCCGGCCATGCGCGTGTCTTCGCCACTGCCTCTGGTCGGCAAGATCGTGCCGGCCACGACAGGCGAGGCGTATGAACTTCCCTCGGAAGAGCTGCTGCAGCAGCCGCCGGAAGGGCAGGGCTTCTACATGTCGCAGGAGCGGCTCGAGCAGAATGCCGATCTCCTGGAAAGCGTGCTCGAGGATTTCGGCGTGCGCGGCGAGATCATCCACGTCCGCCCGGGTCCGGTCGTCACGCTCTATGAGTTCGAGCCGGCGCCGGGCGTCAAATCCTCTCGCGTCATCGGCCTTGCCGACGACATCGCCCGCTCCATGTCGGCGATCTCGGCGCGCGTTGCCGTCGTGCCCGGCCGCAACGTCATCGGCATCGAGCTTCCGAACGAGACCCGCGAGACCGTCTATTTCCGTGAGCTGATCGAATCGCAGGGTTTTCGCAAGACCAGCTGCAAGCTGGCGCTTTGCCTCGGCAAGACGATCGGCGGCGAGCCTGTCATCGCCGAACTGGCGAAGATGCCGCATCTGCTCGTCGCAGGCACCACCGGCTCCGGCAAGTCGGTCGCCATCAACACGATGATCCTGTCGCTGCTCTACCGGCTGAAGCCGGAAGAGTGCCGGCTGATCATGGTCGATCCCAAGATGCTCGAGCTCTCCGTCTATGACGGCATCCCGCATCTTCTGACCCCCGTCGTTACCGATCCCAAGAAAGCGGTCACCGCGCTCAAATGGGCGGTGCGCGAGATGGAGGACCGCTATCGCAAGATGGCGCGGCTCGGCGTGCGCAACATCGACGGCTACAATGAGCGCGCCGCCCAAGCCCGCGACAAGGGCGAGGCGGTGGTCATGACGGTGCAGGCCGGTTTCGAAAAGGGCACTGGCGAGCCGCTGTTCGAGCAGCAGGAAATCGATCTTGCGCCGATGCCCTATATCGTCGTCATCGTCGACGAGATGGCCGACCTGATGATGGTCGCCGGCAAGGAGATCGAAGGCGCCATCCAGCGCCTGGCGCAGATGGCGCGCGCGGCCGGCATCCACCTGATCATGGCGACGCAGCGCCCTTCGGTCGATGTCATCACCGGTACGATCAAGGCCAACTTCCCGACCCGCATCTCCTTCCAGGTCACTTCCAAGATCGACAGCCGCACCATCCTGGGCGAGCAGGGCGCCGAACAGCTGCTTGGCCAGGGCGACATGCTGCACATGATGGGTGGCGGACGCATTTCGCGCGTGCACGGCCCCTTCGTGTCGGATGCGGAGGTGGAGCATGTCGTGGCGCATCTGAAGGCGCAGGGCCGTCCGGAATACCTGGAAACCGTGACAGCCGACGAGGACGAGGAAGAGGTCGAAGACGACCAGGGCGCGGTCTTCGACAAGGGATCGGTCGCGGCCGAGGACAGCGATTCCAGCTATGACGAAGCGGTCAAGGTGGTGGTGCGCGACAAGAAGTGTTCGACGTCCTACATCCAGCGCCGCCTAGGCATTGGCTACAACCGCGCCGCTTCCCTGGTCGAACGCATGGAGAAGGAAGGGCTGGTCGGCGCGCCCAACCATGTCGGCAAGCGCGAGATCATCATGGGCCGGCGCCCGCAGGCAGCCGCGCCAGACGATGAGAGCACGGATTGA
- the fsa gene encoding fructose-6-phosphate aldolase: MKFFVDTADIKDIRELNDLGLLDGVTTNPSLILKSGGKIADVTKQICDIVAGPVSAEVVATEYKDMMAEAEVLAKIAPNVCIKVPLTLDGLKACKTIRTQMNRMVNVTLCFSANQALLAAKAGASFISPFVGRIDDTGSDGMELIQEIRQIYDNYDFPTEILTASVRTVNHVKQAALIGADVITAPPATLKALVKHPLTDKGLEQFLADWAKTGQKIG, from the coding sequence ATGAAATTTTTTGTCGACACCGCCGACATCAAGGATATCCGTGAGCTGAACGATCTGGGGCTGCTCGACGGCGTCACCACCAATCCGTCGCTGATCCTTAAATCCGGCGGCAAGATCGCCGACGTCACCAAGCAGATCTGCGACATCGTCGCCGGCCCGGTCTCGGCCGAAGTCGTGGCGACCGAGTACAAGGACATGATGGCGGAGGCCGAGGTGCTGGCCAAGATCGCGCCCAATGTCTGCATCAAGGTGCCGCTGACGCTGGACGGGTTGAAGGCCTGCAAGACGATCCGCACCCAGATGAACCGCATGGTCAACGTCACGCTGTGCTTCTCGGCCAACCAGGCGCTGCTCGCCGCCAAGGCCGGCGCTTCGTTCATCTCGCCCTTCGTCGGCCGCATCGACGACACCGGCTCGGACGGCATGGAGCTGATCCAGGAAATCCGGCAGATCTACGACAATTACGATTTCCCGACCGAGATCCTGACCGCATCGGTGCGCACGGTGAACCACGTCAAGCAGGCGGCCCTCATCGGCGCCGACGTCATCACGGCGCCGCCGGCAACGCTGAAGGCGCTGGTCAAGCACCCGCTGACCGACAAGGGCCTGGAACAGTTCCTCGCCGATTGGGCCAAGACCGGCCAGAAGATCGGCTGA
- a CDS encoding primosomal protein N', translating to MIEDSPFVAAAPVLVPMPAERPYTYAVPAGMRVVPGSIVRVPLGPRQVAGIVWDGTVENIDAKKLRPIEQVFDCPPIDRAMRRFVDWVAQYTLSAPGMVARMLLRAPEAFDPEPWIEGLQRTLLVPDRMTDARARVLETAEGGLAWTRSGLAHAAGVSSTVIEGLKAQGVFETVMIPPRPVVAAPDSSYAIPELMPDQSDAALMLRANVAAGVFNVALLDGVTGSGKTEVYFEAVAAALDQGKQVLILLPEIALTHAFLERFQQRFGAKPGEWHSDLPPRMREKVWRQVAEGGVRVVAGARSALFLPFKELGLIVVDEEHDPAYKQEDRVFYNARDMAVVRGHIGGFPVVLASATPSVESRVNASQGKYNRAILSARFAEAALPQLKSIDMRRAPPARGGFLSPVLIDHMRKTLERKEQSLLFLNRRGYAPLTLCRVCGHRFGCPVCSAWLVEHRFRGQLVCHHCGHNERRPEACPECGTLDHLVACGPGVERIAEEVVSHFPDARTIVLSSDLMGGVRRLRLELEAIADGEADIVIGTQLVAKGHNFPNMTLVGVVDADLGLANGDPRAAERTFQLLSQVTGRAGRTGKKSLGLLQTFQPDHPVMRAIVSGDAEAFYEREIAERERAALPPFGRLAGVIVSAVTRAEAEGHARGLRRAAPEASDLFVLGPAEAPLSLLGGRHRFRLLIQGERRADMQGFIRAMLANGPKQRGSVRVQVDIDPQSFL from the coding sequence ATGATCGAAGATTCGCCCTTTGTCGCAGCCGCACCGGTGCTGGTGCCGATGCCTGCCGAACGCCCCTACACTTATGCCGTGCCGGCCGGCATGCGCGTTGTGCCGGGGTCGATCGTGCGCGTGCCGCTTGGGCCCCGCCAGGTCGCCGGCATCGTCTGGGACGGCACGGTCGAGAATATCGACGCGAAAAAGCTGCGCCCGATCGAACAGGTCTTCGACTGCCCGCCGATCGACCGCGCCATGCGCCGTTTCGTCGACTGGGTGGCGCAATACACGCTGTCGGCGCCGGGCATGGTGGCGCGCATGCTGCTCAGAGCGCCGGAGGCCTTTGACCCGGAACCGTGGATCGAGGGGCTGCAGCGAACGCTCCTCGTTCCCGACCGGATGACGGATGCGCGGGCCCGCGTGCTGGAGACGGCCGAAGGCGGGCTGGCCTGGACACGATCTGGCTTGGCGCATGCCGCCGGTGTGTCGTCGACGGTGATCGAGGGGCTGAAGGCGCAGGGCGTGTTCGAGACGGTGATGATCCCGCCGCGCCCGGTGGTGGCCGCGCCTGACTCCAGCTACGCCATACCGGAACTGATGCCGGACCAGAGCGACGCGGCGCTGATGCTGCGCGCCAATGTCGCGGCCGGCGTGTTCAATGTCGCGCTGCTCGACGGCGTCACCGGGTCGGGCAAGACGGAGGTTTATTTCGAGGCGGTGGCGGCCGCGCTCGACCAGGGAAAGCAGGTGCTGATCCTGCTGCCGGAAATCGCGCTGACCCACGCTTTTCTCGAACGTTTCCAGCAGCGCTTCGGCGCCAAGCCGGGCGAATGGCATTCCGATCTGCCGCCCAGGATGCGCGAAAAAGTCTGGCGGCAAGTGGCGGAAGGCGGCGTGCGCGTCGTTGCCGGCGCCCGCTCGGCGCTGTTCCTGCCGTTCAAGGAGCTTGGCCTGATCGTCGTCGATGAGGAGCACGACCCCGCCTACAAGCAGGAAGACCGTGTCTTCTACAATGCGCGCGACATGGCCGTGGTGCGCGGCCATATTGGTGGCTTTCCGGTGGTGCTGGCGTCGGCGACACCATCGGTCGAGAGCCGGGTCAATGCGAGCCAAGGCAAATACAACAGAGCCATTCTCTCCGCCCGCTTCGCCGAGGCCGCACTTCCGCAGCTGAAGTCGATCGACATGCGGCGCGCGCCGCCGGCGCGGGGCGGCTTCCTGTCGCCGGTGTTGATCGACCATATGCGCAAAACGCTGGAAAGGAAGGAGCAGTCGCTCCTGTTCCTCAACCGGCGCGGCTATGCGCCGCTGACGCTGTGCCGGGTCTGCGGCCACCGTTTCGGCTGCCCGGTCTGCTCGGCCTGGCTGGTCGAGCACCGTTTTCGCGGGCAGCTGGTCTGCCATCATTGCGGGCACAATGAGCGCCGCCCCGAAGCCTGCCCGGAATGCGGCACGCTCGATCATCTGGTCGCTTGCGGGCCGGGCGTCGAGCGCATCGCCGAGGAGGTCGTCTCGCATTTTCCCGATGCGCGCACCATCGTTTTGTCGTCCGACCTGATGGGCGGCGTGCGGCGACTACGGCTGGAACTGGAGGCGATCGCCGATGGGGAGGCCGACATCGTCATCGGCACGCAACTCGTCGCCAAGGGGCATAACTTTCCCAACATGACGCTGGTCGGCGTCGTCGATGCCGATCTCGGCCTTGCCAATGGCGATCCGCGCGCTGCCGAGCGCACCTTCCAATTGCTCAGCCAGGTGACCGGCCGCGCCGGCCGCACCGGCAAGAAGAGCCTTGGTCTGCTGCAGACTTTTCAGCCTGACCATCCGGTGATGCGGGCGATCGTCTCCGGCGATGCCGAGGCTTTTTACGAGCGTGAGATCGCCGAGCGTGAACGGGCGGCCTTGCCGCCGTTCGGCCGGCTGGCCGGCGTCATTGTCAGCGCGGTGACGCGGGCCGAAGCAGAAGGCCATGCGCGCGGCCTGCGCCGCGCCGCGCCCGAAGCCAGCGACCTGTTTGTACTAGGGCCGGCCGAGGCGCCGCTTTCCCTGCTCGGCGGCCGCCATCGCTTCCGCTTGCTGATCCAGGGCGAACGGCGCGCCGACATGCAAGGTTTTATCCGTGCCATGTTGGCCAACGGGCCGAAGCAGCGCGGCTCGGTCAGGGTGCAGGTCGACATCGATCCGCAGAGCTTTTTGTAA
- a CDS encoding aspartate/glutamate racemase family protein, with amino-acid sequence MKTLGLLGGMSWESTAIYYRLLNEIVRERLGGLHSAKLLLWSFDFAEIAERQHHGDWDGAGVLLVEAARKLEAGGAQGLLLCTNTMHKLADQVQTSVSIPLIHIADATAAVIKRAGMQRPALLATRFTMEQDFYKGRLADKYGLSPVVPDAAGRDMVHRVIYDELCQGIVTDASKAAYIEEAERLRREEAADSIIMGCTEITMLIGQRDFDIPVFDTTRIHADAAVEFALG; translated from the coding sequence ATGAAAACCCTTGGCCTTCTGGGCGGCATGAGCTGGGAATCGACCGCCATCTATTATCGGCTGTTGAACGAGATCGTGCGCGAGCGCCTCGGCGGGCTGCATTCGGCGAAATTGCTGCTCTGGTCGTTCGACTTCGCCGAGATCGCCGAGCGGCAGCATCACGGCGACTGGGACGGCGCCGGCGTGCTTCTCGTCGAAGCAGCGCGCAAGCTCGAGGCAGGTGGCGCGCAAGGCCTGCTTTTGTGCACCAACACCATGCACAAACTTGCCGACCAGGTGCAGACGTCCGTCTCCATCCCGCTGATCCATATCGCCGACGCCACCGCGGCAGTGATCAAGCGCGCCGGCATGCAGCGCCCGGCATTGCTGGCGACGCGCTTCACCATGGAGCAGGATTTCTACAAGGGCCGGCTCGCCGACAAATACGGCCTCTCGCCAGTGGTGCCCGATGCGGCCGGGCGCGACATGGTGCATCGCGTCATCTATGACGAGCTGTGCCAGGGCATCGTCACCGACGCTTCGAAGGCGGCTTATATAGAAGAGGCCGAACGCCTGCGCCGGGAAGAGGCTGCCGACAGTATCATTATGGGCTGCACCGAGATCACCATGCTGATCGGACAGCGCGATTTCGATATTCCGGTCTTCGACACGACGCGCATCCACGCCGATGCGGCGGTGGAATTCGCGCTCGGTTGA
- a CDS encoding DUF4345 family protein → MDFALPWPTSQGEWLAWSSAVVTVLLGLLFFLAPGLAFRILRLQAKPEKAAAIAEGRGRMSGFYLGVGLCCILLAQPLVYMALGFSWLFTAFGRLLSMMSDGANTPFNWVSIVVELALAALPLAFAFGFVP, encoded by the coding sequence ATGGATTTTGCGCTTCCGTGGCCGACGAGCCAGGGCGAATGGCTGGCCTGGTCGAGCGCCGTCGTCACCGTGCTGCTTGGCCTGCTGTTTTTCCTGGCACCTGGCCTCGCCTTCCGCATCCTGCGCCTGCAGGCCAAGCCTGAGAAAGCGGCGGCGATCGCCGAGGGGCGGGGCAGGATGTCGGGGTTTTATCTCGGCGTCGGTCTGTGCTGCATCCTCCTGGCGCAGCCGCTGGTTTACATGGCGCTCGGCTTCTCCTGGCTGTTCACCGCCTTCGGCCGGCTGCTGTCGATGATGTCGGATGGCGCCAACACACCTTTCAATTGGGTTTCCATTGTGGTGGAATTGGCCCTGGCGGCGTTGCCGCTCGCCTTTGCCTTCGGCTTTGTGCCCTGA
- a CDS encoding F0F1 ATP synthase subunit delta has translation MAQSSSPISGVAERYAGSLFELARQANSVAKVEADLNSFEAMLEGSADLTRLINSPVFSSEDQAKAIAAIADKAGIAGLAGNFLRVVAQNRRLFAIPGMIKAFRQIAAEARGETTADVTSAHELTAAQQTELKAALKSVAGKDVAISVTVDPSLLGGLVVKMGSRQIDTSLKTKLNSLKLALKEVG, from the coding sequence GTGGCTCAATCGTCATCGCCAATCTCAGGTGTTGCAGAACGCTATGCGGGTTCGCTGTTCGAACTCGCACGGCAGGCAAATTCGGTCGCCAAGGTCGAGGCCGACCTCAACAGTTTCGAAGCCATGCTCGAAGGCAGCGCTGACCTGACCCGCCTGATCAACAGCCCGGTGTTCTCCAGCGAGGACCAGGCCAAGGCTATCGCTGCGATCGCCGACAAGGCTGGGATCGCCGGCCTCGCCGGGAATTTCCTGCGCGTCGTCGCCCAGAACCGGCGGCTGTTCGCCATTCCCGGCATGATCAAGGCGTTCCGTCAGATTGCTGCCGAAGCTCGTGGCGAGACCACTGCTGATGTCACGTCGGCTCATGAGCTGACGGCGGCCCAGCAAACAGAACTCAAGGCCGCGCTGAAAAGCGTTGCCGGCAAGGACGTGGCCATCTCCGTCACCGTCGATCCGTCGCTGCTCGGCGGGCTGGTGGTCAAGATGGGCTCGCGCCAGATCGATACGTCGCTCAAAACCAAACTCAATTCGCTCAAGCTTGCACTGAAAGAGGTCGGCTGA
- the atpA gene encoding F0F1 ATP synthase subunit alpha codes for MDIRAAEISAILKDQIKNFGKEAEVSEVGQVLSVGDGIARVYGLDNVQAGEMVEFPGGIRGMALNLEADNVGVVIFGADRDIKEGDIVKRTGAIVDVPVGPGLLGRVVDALGNPIDGKGPIKATERKRVDVKAPGIIPRKSVNEPMSTGLKAIDALIPVGRGQRELVIGDRQTGKTAIILDTMLNQKSVHDNGPEKEKLYCVYVAVGQKRSTVAQFVKVLEERGALEYSIIIAATASDPAPMQFLAPFAGCTMGEYFRDNGMHALISYDDLSKQAVAYRQMSLLLRRPPGREAYPGDVFYLHSRLLERAAKLNDDLGGGSLTALPIIETQANDVSAYIPTNVISITDGQIFLETNLFFQGIRPAVNVGLSVSRVGSAAQIKAMKQVAGSIKGELAQYREMAAFAQFGSDLDAATQRLLNRGSRLTELLKQPQFSPLKTEEQVAVIFAGVNGYLDKLPVNQVGKFEHGLLSHMRAAGKDVLDAIRKEKALSDDLRAKLKAEIDAFAKTFA; via the coding sequence ATGGACATCCGCGCCGCGGAAATTTCCGCAATTCTGAAAGACCAGATCAAGAATTTCGGCAAGGAGGCTGAGGTCTCCGAAGTTGGACAGGTGCTGTCCGTCGGTGACGGTATTGCCCGTGTCTACGGCCTCGACAATGTCCAGGCCGGCGAGATGGTCGAATTCCCCGGCGGCATCCGCGGCATGGCGCTGAACCTCGAAGCCGACAATGTCGGCGTCGTCATCTTCGGCGCCGACCGCGACATCAAGGAAGGCGACATCGTCAAGCGTACCGGCGCCATCGTCGACGTTCCGGTCGGTCCGGGCCTGCTCGGTCGCGTCGTCGACGCGCTCGGCAACCCGATCGACGGCAAGGGCCCGATCAAGGCGACCGAACGCAAGCGTGTCGACGTCAAGGCACCCGGCATCATCCCACGCAAGTCGGTGAACGAGCCGATGTCGACCGGCCTCAAGGCCATCGATGCGCTGATCCCGGTCGGCCGCGGCCAGCGCGAGCTGGTCATCGGCGATCGCCAGACCGGCAAGACCGCCATCATCCTCGACACGATGCTCAACCAGAAGTCGGTGCACGACAACGGTCCCGAGAAGGAAAAGCTCTACTGCGTCTACGTCGCCGTCGGCCAGAAGCGCTCGACCGTCGCGCAGTTCGTCAAGGTTCTGGAAGAGCGCGGCGCGCTCGAATACTCGATCATCATCGCCGCCACCGCTTCCGATCCGGCGCCGATGCAGTTCCTGGCGCCATTCGCCGGCTGCACCATGGGTGAATATTTCCGCGACAACGGCATGCATGCGCTGATCAGCTACGACGATCTGTCGAAGCAGGCCGTCGCCTATCGTCAGATGTCGCTGTTGCTGCGCCGCCCGCCGGGCCGCGAAGCCTATCCGGGCGACGTCTTCTATCTGCACTCGCGCCTGCTCGAGCGCGCCGCCAAGCTCAACGACGATCTGGGCGGCGGATCGCTGACCGCTCTGCCGATCATCGAAACGCAGGCCAACGACGTGTCGGCCTACATCCCGACCAACGTGATCTCGATCACCGATGGCCAGATCTTCCTCGAAACCAACCTGTTCTTCCAGGGCATCCGTCCGGCCGTCAACGTCGGCCTGTCGGTCAGCCGCGTCGGCTCGGCCGCGCAGATCAAGGCGATGAAGCAGGTTGCCGGCTCGATCAAGGGCGAGCTCGCGCAGTACCGCGAAATGGCGGCCTTCGCGCAGTTCGGCTCCGATCTCGACGCCGCCACGCAGCGCCTGCTCAACCGCGGATCGCGCCTGACCGAACTCCTGAAGCAGCCGCAGTTCTCGCCGCTGAAGACGGAAGAGCAGGTCGCGGTGATCTTCGCCGGCGTCAACGGCTATCTCGACAAGCTGCCGGTCAACCAGGTCGGCAAGTTCGAGCACGGCCTGCTCAGCCACATGCGTGCGGCCGGCAAGGACGTTCTCGACGCCATCCGCAAGGAAAAGGCGCTGTCGGACGATCTGCGCGCCAAGCTGAAGGCCGAGATCGACGCATTCGCCAAGACCTTCGCCTGA
- a CDS encoding F0F1 ATP synthase subunit gamma: MPSLKDLRNRIASVKATQKITKAMQMVAAAKLRRAQEAAEAARPYSERMGSVLANITQAIGGGGDAPALMTGTGKDAVHLLVVCTAERGLCGGFNSQIARLARDHIRRLLADGKQVKIICVGKKGFDILRRDYASMIIDRVDLREVKTLGFVNADAIAKKVIHLFNESGFDICTLFYSQFKSVISQIPTAQQIIPAGVASAPAAVVDGGNAVYEYEPEPGEILSDLIPRNISVQVFRALLENAAGEMGAKMSAMDNATRNAGEMINKLSITYNRQRQAQITKELIEIISGAEAL, from the coding sequence ATGCCTTCATTAAAAGACCTTCGTAACCGTATCGCCTCGGTCAAGGCGACGCAGAAGATCACCAAGGCGATGCAGATGGTCGCCGCGGCGAAGCTGCGCCGTGCGCAAGAGGCCGCGGAAGCGGCGCGCCCCTATTCGGAGCGCATGGGGTCCGTGCTGGCCAACATCACCCAGGCGATCGGCGGCGGCGGCGATGCCCCGGCGCTGATGACCGGCACCGGCAAGGATGCCGTGCATCTGCTCGTCGTCTGCACCGCCGAGCGCGGCCTGTGCGGCGGCTTCAATTCGCAGATCGCCCGTCTGGCCCGCGACCACATCCGCCGGCTTCTGGCCGACGGCAAGCAGGTGAAGATCATCTGCGTCGGCAAGAAGGGTTTCGACATCCTGCGGCGCGACTACGCATCGATGATCATCGACCGTGTCGACCTGCGTGAGGTCAAGACGCTCGGCTTCGTCAATGCCGACGCGATCGCCAAGAAGGTCATCCACCTCTTCAACGAGAGCGGTTTCGACATCTGCACGCTGTTCTATTCGCAGTTCAAGTCGGTGATCAGCCAGATCCCGACCGCGCAGCAGATCATCCCGGCCGGCGTCGCTTCGGCTCCGGCAGCAGTGGTGGATGGCGGCAATGCCGTCTACGAGTACGAACCGGAGCCGGGCGAGATCCTCTCCGACCTCATCCCGCGCAACATCTCCGTGCAGGTTTTCCGGGCGCTGCTCGAAAACGCGGCCGGTGAAATGGGCGCCAAGATGAGCGCCATGGACAATGCGACGCGCAACGCCGGCGAGATGATCAACAAGCTGTCGATCACCTATAACCGCCAGCGGCAGGCGCAGATCACCAAGGAACTGATCGAAATCATTTCGGGCGCCGAAGCGCTCTAG